A genomic region of Dunckerocampus dactyliophorus isolate RoL2022-P2 chromosome 10, RoL_Ddac_1.1, whole genome shotgun sequence contains the following coding sequences:
- the LOC129188834 gene encoding ankyrin repeat and MYND domain-containing protein 1-like isoform X4: MLPSRQGVTSARGRGAKKPQAGNPSRKVVEERRQGFGVQESLDGSKYEGEFVNGFKHGKGRYTWKSGEFYEGSFYKDYRHGDGVYCWPSGHKFIGKFYLNWREGYGQLLFPDGAIFKGLYHADQRFGPGVLSEPSGRQDVGLWHGKHLIQLCNSVQDSFSLKNVYGYADYLAQTCASYCQRQPKKDDSLLLHDGNAILPSGIEHYSTDSDHLQFPPEKRREFDQHFYGQLWEPDDHPYEDYKRDPLATLPLKTRILAHIHKHRRLTENLDWDIAAILSLKRDSFGPKGPLEVTSELLIRQAAKGERQSVLKILLDGLVHPDVEDSLGHTALIAATVNSHHDVIHLLLDMGADIDKLNYEGLSALSVCHVLYYPFESLYMFSGPPAKAQVCHPDLLSLCSNNPLTSPLDFTIDSSSPNNRPQTSGTLQTNQDHLSDQTTEDLSGGVWFHPNTCSALSTDLSAPETPEEYHFEEKDKEDKVETGQQRKWKDACNVANYAEREIKSRSKDAELGGIVIMNIFNEGESWEEDDKKNKEEKVLLSKHSIPVMDGHIVLGSVEWQEYSSVKHNTDKDLTPAQSFASTCAMYSYNIQVTEEDLQTAAETLSHTGFSQHCDTQETVRRMAAMKFEHRVRLSTLKLLLDRGADPNISSVPLPVMFLAIMAADTETVKKLLLCDARTDISLPPEWKGFYPLHVAAALPGPEGPKITELLLHALSDPDARAGDHDGIYLPDKTVVQVSMKTKKSWRAEKPSDADAMPCTQDELCQPDKKVSMITNKSLRTSQKPCPLEGGLTALHMACQRDTDHCNASKVVSLLLSHRAKTDLLWSGHSPLSLAISSGNDMAVAELLKAGADPNLPLGRGVGNALCALSNFNYRLDGKRAKLVPFLQMSNLATKVNVPWQ; the protein is encoded by the exons ATGTTGCCAAGCCGCCAAGGTGTTACGTCTGCCCGCGGGCGAGGTGCGAAGAAGCCACAGGCTGGAAATCCGAGCAGAAAAGTCGTTGAAGAGAGACGACAGGGATTTGGTGTTCAGGAGTCTCTCGACGGCTCTAAATATGAAGGAGAGTTTGTTAATGGCTTCAAACACGGCAAGGGAAGGTACACCTGGAAAAGTGGAGAG TTCTATGAAGGATCTTTCTACAAAGACTACAGACATGGAGATGGAGTGTACTGCTGGCCATCAGGCCACAAATTCATTGGCAAATTTTACCTCAACTGGAGAGAAGGATATGGACAACTGCTGTTTCCAGATGGAGCCATATTTAAG GGTTTGTACCATGCTGACCAGAGGTTCGGTCCAGGTGTGCTTAGTGAGCCATCAGGACGTCAGGATGTGGGACTTTGGCATGGGAAACATCTGATACAACTTTGTAACTCTGTACAAGACAGCTTCAGCCTGAAAAATGTTTATGGATATGCTGACTACTTAGCGCAAACTTGTGCATCATATTGTCAGAGACAG CCAAAGAAAGATGACAGTTTGCTGTTACATGATGGCAATGCTATTCTCCCCTCTGGCATTGAGCATTATTCTACGGATAGCGACCACCTACAATTCCCCCCGGAGAAAAGAAGAGAGTTTGACCAACATTTTTATGGCCAATTGTGGGAGCCAGATGATCACCCATACGAAGACTACAAGAGAGACCCACTCGCCACTCTGCCCTTAAAAACACGAATACTGGCtcacattcacaaacacag ACGACTGACTGAAAACTTGGACTGGGACATTGCAGCAATTCTTTCATTAAAAAGGGACAGTTTCGGTCCTAAGGGACCTCTGGAAGTCACATCAGAACTGTTGATTCGGCAAGCTGCTAAAGGAGAACGACAGTCTGTTTTAAAGATTCTGCTGGATGGTCTTGTTCACCCTGATGTAGAAGATTCTCTGGGACACACTGCATTGATTGCCGCCACA gtaAACAGCCATCATGATGTGATTCACTTGTTGTTAGATATGGGTGCTGATATTGACAAGCTCAATTATGAGGGCCTGTCAGCTTTGTCGGTGTGTCATGTCCTTTACTATCCTTTTGAGTCTTTGTACATGTTTTCTGGACCTCCAGCCAAAGCACAA GTATGTCACCCGGATTTGTTGTCTTTGTGCTCAAACAATCCTCTGACCAGCCCGCTCGACTTCACTATTGACTCATCCAGCCCAAACAACAGACCTCAGACAAGTGGTACACTCCAGACCAACCAGGATCACCTCTCTGATCA GACAACAGAGGATCTATCAGGAGGCGTCTGGTTTCATCCCAACACTTGCAGTGCGCTTTCAACTGACCTCAGTGCACCCGAGACCCCTGAAGAATATCACTTTGAGGaaaaggacaaagaagacaAAGTTGAAACTGGACAACAGAGAAAGTGGAAAGATGCGTGTAATGTGGCAAATTATGCAGAGAGGGAAATAAAAAGCAGAAGTAAAGATGCTGAATTGGGTGGAATTGTAATCATGAACATTTTTAATGAGGGTGAAAGCTGGGAGGAAgatgacaagaagaacaagGAGGAGAAGGTGCTACTTTCAAAGCACTCCATTCCAGTGATGGATGGCCACATTGTATTGGGCAGTGTGGAGTGGCAAGAATATTCTTCAGTTAAG CACAACACTGACAAAGACCTGACCCCAGCTCAATCCTTTGCCTCTACCTGCGCCATGTATAGCTACAACATACAGGTCACAGAGGAAGATCTGCAAACTGCAGCTGAAACTCTGAGTCACACTGGATTTTCTCAACACTGTGATACTCAGGAGACTGTACGCAGAATGGCTGCAATGAAGTTTGA GCATCGTGTTCGTTTGAGCACACTGAAGCTGTTATTGGATCGGGGAGCTGACCCCAACATTTCCAGCGTCCCCTTACCTGTCATGTTTTTGGCCATTATGGCAGCAGATACAGAGACTGTCAAGAAACTTCTACTGTGTGATGCTCGAACAGATATCTCGCTCCCACCTGAG TGGAAAGGATTTTACCCTCTACATGTGGCTGCAGCACTGCCAGGCCCGGAAGGTCCCAAAATCACAGAACTGCTGCTGCATGCTTTGTCTGACCCAGATGCTCGGGCAGGTGACCATGATGGAATTTATCTACCAGATAAG ACTGTTGTGCAGGTTTCCATGAAGACCAAAAAATCATGGAGGGCCGAGAAGCCATCTGATGCAGACGCGATGCCATGTACCCAGGATGAGCTCTGCCAACCAGATAAG AAGGTTTCcatgataacaaataaatcaTTGCGGACCAGTCAGAAGCCATGTCCTTTAGAAGGAGGTCTAACAGCTCTGCACATGGCTTGCCAGCGGGACACTGATCACTGT AATGCCAGCAAGGTGGTATCCCTCTTGCTCTCCCACAGGGCCAAAACAGACCTCCTTTGGAGTGGACATTCACCTCTTTCCCTAGCAATATCAAGTGGCAATGACATG gCAGTGGCAGAGCTCTTAAAAGCAGGTGCTGATCCCAACCTTCCCTTGGGTCGTGGAGTGGGTAATGCCCTTTGTGCCCTCAGTAACTTCAACTATCGTTTAGATGGCAAACGAGCAAAATTG
- the LOC129188834 gene encoding ankyrin repeat and MYND domain-containing protein 1-like isoform X5, whose product MLPSRQGVTSARGRGAKKPQAGNPSRKVVEERRQGFGVQESLDGSKYEGEFVNGFKHGKGRYTWKSGEFYEGSFYKDYRHGDGVYCWPSGHKFIGKFYLNWREGYGQLLFPDGAIFKGLYHADQRFGPGVLSEPSGRQDVGLWHGKHLIQLCNSVQDSFSLKNVYGYADYLAQTCASYCQRQPKKDDSLLLHDGNAILPSGIEHYSTDSDHLQFPPEKRREFDQHFYGQLWEPDDHPYEDYKRDPLATLPLKTRILAHIHKHRRLTENLDWDIAAILSLKRDSFGPKGPLEVTSELLIRQAAKGERQSVLKILLDGLVHPDVEDSLGHTALIAATVNSHHDVIHLLLDMGADIDKLNYEGLSALSVCHVLYYPFESLYMFSGPPAKAQVCHPDLLSLCSNNPLTSPLDFTIDSSSPNNRPQTSGTLQTNQDHLSDQTTEDLSGGVWFHPNTCSALSTDLSAPETPEEYHFEEKDKEDKVETGQQRKWKDACNVANYAEREIKSRSKDAELGGIVIMNIFNEGESWEEDDKKNKEEKVLLSKHSIPVMDGHIVLGSVEWQEYSSVKHNTDKDLTPAQSFASTCAMYSYNIQVTEEDLQTAAETLSHTGFSQHCDTQETVRRMAAMKFEHRVRLSTLKLLLDRGADPNISSVPLPVMFLAIMAADTETVKKLLLCDARTDISLPPEWKGFYPLHVAAALPGPEGPKITELLLHALSDPDARAGDHDGIYLPDKTVVQVSMKTKKSWRAEKPSDADAMPCTQDELCQPDKKVSMITNKSLRTSQKPCPLEGGLTALHMACQRDTDHCNASKVVSLLLSHRAKTDLLWSGHSPLSLAISSGNDMAVAELLKAGADPNLPLGRGVGNALCALSNFNYRLDGKRAKLVSICIFLSLT is encoded by the exons ATGTTGCCAAGCCGCCAAGGTGTTACGTCTGCCCGCGGGCGAGGTGCGAAGAAGCCACAGGCTGGAAATCCGAGCAGAAAAGTCGTTGAAGAGAGACGACAGGGATTTGGTGTTCAGGAGTCTCTCGACGGCTCTAAATATGAAGGAGAGTTTGTTAATGGCTTCAAACACGGCAAGGGAAGGTACACCTGGAAAAGTGGAGAG TTCTATGAAGGATCTTTCTACAAAGACTACAGACATGGAGATGGAGTGTACTGCTGGCCATCAGGCCACAAATTCATTGGCAAATTTTACCTCAACTGGAGAGAAGGATATGGACAACTGCTGTTTCCAGATGGAGCCATATTTAAG GGTTTGTACCATGCTGACCAGAGGTTCGGTCCAGGTGTGCTTAGTGAGCCATCAGGACGTCAGGATGTGGGACTTTGGCATGGGAAACATCTGATACAACTTTGTAACTCTGTACAAGACAGCTTCAGCCTGAAAAATGTTTATGGATATGCTGACTACTTAGCGCAAACTTGTGCATCATATTGTCAGAGACAG CCAAAGAAAGATGACAGTTTGCTGTTACATGATGGCAATGCTATTCTCCCCTCTGGCATTGAGCATTATTCTACGGATAGCGACCACCTACAATTCCCCCCGGAGAAAAGAAGAGAGTTTGACCAACATTTTTATGGCCAATTGTGGGAGCCAGATGATCACCCATACGAAGACTACAAGAGAGACCCACTCGCCACTCTGCCCTTAAAAACACGAATACTGGCtcacattcacaaacacag ACGACTGACTGAAAACTTGGACTGGGACATTGCAGCAATTCTTTCATTAAAAAGGGACAGTTTCGGTCCTAAGGGACCTCTGGAAGTCACATCAGAACTGTTGATTCGGCAAGCTGCTAAAGGAGAACGACAGTCTGTTTTAAAGATTCTGCTGGATGGTCTTGTTCACCCTGATGTAGAAGATTCTCTGGGACACACTGCATTGATTGCCGCCACA gtaAACAGCCATCATGATGTGATTCACTTGTTGTTAGATATGGGTGCTGATATTGACAAGCTCAATTATGAGGGCCTGTCAGCTTTGTCGGTGTGTCATGTCCTTTACTATCCTTTTGAGTCTTTGTACATGTTTTCTGGACCTCCAGCCAAAGCACAA GTATGTCACCCGGATTTGTTGTCTTTGTGCTCAAACAATCCTCTGACCAGCCCGCTCGACTTCACTATTGACTCATCCAGCCCAAACAACAGACCTCAGACAAGTGGTACACTCCAGACCAACCAGGATCACCTCTCTGATCA GACAACAGAGGATCTATCAGGAGGCGTCTGGTTTCATCCCAACACTTGCAGTGCGCTTTCAACTGACCTCAGTGCACCCGAGACCCCTGAAGAATATCACTTTGAGGaaaaggacaaagaagacaAAGTTGAAACTGGACAACAGAGAAAGTGGAAAGATGCGTGTAATGTGGCAAATTATGCAGAGAGGGAAATAAAAAGCAGAAGTAAAGATGCTGAATTGGGTGGAATTGTAATCATGAACATTTTTAATGAGGGTGAAAGCTGGGAGGAAgatgacaagaagaacaagGAGGAGAAGGTGCTACTTTCAAAGCACTCCATTCCAGTGATGGATGGCCACATTGTATTGGGCAGTGTGGAGTGGCAAGAATATTCTTCAGTTAAG CACAACACTGACAAAGACCTGACCCCAGCTCAATCCTTTGCCTCTACCTGCGCCATGTATAGCTACAACATACAGGTCACAGAGGAAGATCTGCAAACTGCAGCTGAAACTCTGAGTCACACTGGATTTTCTCAACACTGTGATACTCAGGAGACTGTACGCAGAATGGCTGCAATGAAGTTTGA GCATCGTGTTCGTTTGAGCACACTGAAGCTGTTATTGGATCGGGGAGCTGACCCCAACATTTCCAGCGTCCCCTTACCTGTCATGTTTTTGGCCATTATGGCAGCAGATACAGAGACTGTCAAGAAACTTCTACTGTGTGATGCTCGAACAGATATCTCGCTCCCACCTGAG TGGAAAGGATTTTACCCTCTACATGTGGCTGCAGCACTGCCAGGCCCGGAAGGTCCCAAAATCACAGAACTGCTGCTGCATGCTTTGTCTGACCCAGATGCTCGGGCAGGTGACCATGATGGAATTTATCTACCAGATAAG ACTGTTGTGCAGGTTTCCATGAAGACCAAAAAATCATGGAGGGCCGAGAAGCCATCTGATGCAGACGCGATGCCATGTACCCAGGATGAGCTCTGCCAACCAGATAAG AAGGTTTCcatgataacaaataaatcaTTGCGGACCAGTCAGAAGCCATGTCCTTTAGAAGGAGGTCTAACAGCTCTGCACATGGCTTGCCAGCGGGACACTGATCACTGT AATGCCAGCAAGGTGGTATCCCTCTTGCTCTCCCACAGGGCCAAAACAGACCTCCTTTGGAGTGGACATTCACCTCTTTCCCTAGCAATATCAAGTGGCAATGACATG gCAGTGGCAGAGCTCTTAAAAGCAGGTGCTGATCCCAACCTTCCCTTGGGTCGTGGAGTGGGTAATGCCCTTTGTGCCCTCAGTAACTTCAACTATCGTTTAGATGGCAAACGAGCAAAATTG GTCTCTATCTGTATTTTTCTGTCTTTGACATAG